In Oryza sativa Japonica Group chromosome 8, ASM3414082v1, the sequence TTACCGAAAGATTACCTGCTGCTGGTAGTGGTTGGTGGTTTCTGCAAACCCATAGTTTCAGGCTctagctttattttttttccccttctctctttAGACTGTGGCTTGACTCTGACGGAAGTAAAGGGAAATAGTTGCATCAGCACgaacttttttaattttttgaaatttttaattttaaaaataaacccttcTAAAACATATTTCTAGAATCTAAACCTTTTGGTCACGTCAGCGCTCTAACATAGCAAAAACACGCCGACATGCCACACATAGCGGGCTTAAATAGTTTTGTCCCGCCATGCTAGCGAAGGTGGCGCGTGACTACGTAACACTGTCATACCAACCAGACCGCGTGACCAAATAATGCTTCCATGTCAACCAGACTGGCGTGACAGTGTTGTTTTTTCACGCTAGTCTGGCTAGCGTGGTTAAAAAGTTcagattttaaaaataagtttcgaaaggatttatttttaaaattaaaattttaaaaagtttaaataataataaaaaacccATCAGCACATGTTGCAATCCCAATctgaaaagaacaaaagaaagACTAGAGACTAGAGAGAGTGGAGTTGTCATGGTGGTGGTCAACAATTTTGATGGCCTGTGGGGGCAGCTTATTTTGATGGCCTTGCGTATGACAGATAACAGCGGCTGGTACGTATTCTGACATTTTGATTGGTCAATTTCCATTCCGTACGTGTTGCTATCTTGCTGATGCTTTTGGTTTGGGGCCCCTGTTTAGAAATCAGGGTCGGCTTGGATAATAGCAGTTTCCTCTCATCTTTGGGTAGCCGATCAATCATCAacgtgtggtggtggtggtggttaaGAACAAATTTTAGTCTACCAAATTGGATAAGTTTAGAGAGAGCAGGTTAGCGGGAGAGATCTGCAGGCGTCACCGGGTCTGCATGTGTCACCAGGCCGCTGCTGCCTGTACTAAATTCTCTTCCTTTTCTAATTGCTGGTAAAGAAGAATTGCTCTGCGTTCTAAGGTATAGTAGCATAACTAGCATTTAAATTTGGCAAAATTTAAATATCCAAAATATAACTGCCAAAAATACCAGATGAAATGTCAAAAGACACTCCACTCTTATCTCTGCGACCCTACCTACTTTCTATTAAGTGGGACAACCAGTGATTGGCAATTTagccttttttttatctatcttCTTACTCGTTATTAAAGACTTTAAAAAcagctatattttaaaacgtactccctccgtactcgtataggaagtcgttttggacagcgacatgatctccaaaacacaacttttacttcttatttctataaaaatatttattgtaaagtgatatatgtatacttttatgaaagtatttttcaagacaaatctattcatatagtttttatatttttaaactcaacaacttgagagttattcatgatttatattcctaaggtttaacttaaatattatcctaaacgacttcctttacaagTACGGGGGAGTACGCCTCCTTTCATAAATCGaattaattttgataatatgtctgtttttttcgaaaatactattatattttttataaacttgattaatttaaagcagtttaattagaaaaatatcaaataacttataatatgaaacaagcACTGTACTGGATAAGATAAGATTTGGagggtacttcctccgtttcaaaaaaactcaattcctaGGTTtctgtgtctaacgtttgaccgtttgtcttatttaaaaaattatgaaaaaaatttaaaaagataagtcatgcataTAAGTATTATtcgtgttttatcatctaacaataataaaaattgtaatcataaaataatttcatataaaatggacggtcaaacgttggacatggaaaTCAAataattcagttttttttttggacggaggaggTAAGGTCAAAGAGCGGTAAATTTTTAATAGAGCagtagcagcggcggcagcagcaagagCAAATATCATGATTATTCGGAGTACTAGTGTACAAGCTACCTGTACGAATAAAAACAAGCAGCAGAAGGTCGGGTGCAGAATTATTACGCTTTCACCTTCGTTGCTTCTCCTCTCCGATTCTCTCTTGCTTTCCTTCCCTTTCCCTGTCGCGAGCTTACGCGTCGTTGTCCCGCGGGGGCGGAGAGAGAAATCCCCACTCTCACTCCATCCACCTAGTCTAATCCAgcttgctgccgctgctgctgttgctgctgcgtcACCTCAGTACCTCACCTCATCTCATCCATCGTTTGCTCCGTTTCTGTGGGATTTCCACCGGCTGATTCTCTCGCCCTCCTCCCATAAAGCGACCGGTGGTTCGCACCGGACGGATGCCCCAATCTTTGCATCGAGGGGCAACGAAGCGAGGTCACGGATGCGGGCGATGCCACCGCCGTCTTCTTGTCCCTAGATCCATCAAGGTATCCATTTCTTTCTCTCCCCCCTCCGTGTTGCCCGTCTCTCTGCCACTTCTTGTTGGTCTAATCGAGCAAGAAGGGGGATGATGGTTTGTGTGGTGTGGCAAGAACATCAGGGCTTGGGTTTCTTGGTGGTGGAGGTTGTTGATCGATTCTCGTTGTGCCCCCCCTTTGCTGGAGGCAGATCGATCTATGTGGGCACCTTCTGTTATTAAGGAATTATATTCCTTTTTCACGGTTTTCAAGGCTTCGGGAGCATCATAAACACGTTTATGGTGTTGAGTGTTTTGGGTCTTTTACATCTGTACAGTTTTATATGAATCCTATAAATGGACTTAAAACTATTTGAAAAAAAGGATATTTGTGAGTTGGCAAATATGGAACCTAGTTAACTCATTGCCGAATGGTATAATTTTGCATATTAAAAACTTTCTTCAAGGATGAGCAGAAAATTTGAGTTCAAAATCAAATCCAGTTGCCTAGTACTTTGTCTGCATAGAAGATGCAGGGCACAAGAATTGGTTATGTAATGCTGATACTTGACCAATTCAGTTGATTCTTTACTGATATTCATATGACAGGAATACAGGATTCAACCTATGTTCCTAAATAACAATAATAACGTTGTCAAATTGCAAATATGAGTCATCCTCCGGGTTCTGATTAGATGTTTGTTCATCCTCCATGCTCTGATTACTGTGCGTGCAGTGTTAGGAGGACAGAGACAAGAAAATGCTTGTATATCTGCCAATATCGTGTTCTTGGTTGTTCATATCCTTGGTCTCTCATGCTTTCAAGTTGGCCTTGGCCATCAGTTTATGCTCTGTGCATTACCTAGCTTTGTTTAATGTGTATTGGTCAATCCCGAGAAAAAGGAACTACATGATGACCTTAGTTCATGCTTATTAAAGCAGTGTCATATCTCTCATTTCAAGCCATGGAACTCTTTCCATTGAAAACCTCATTTGAAACAACGGTTGAAGTACAACAGTAGAACACAAGATTAGTATTTCTTAAAAATTGAAATCCTAGAATTTAGCCAGCATTTTATATGCACTGATATGCATGCTTGCACTTTGTGGATTATGTGTTTGCTCTGTTGCTTGAGTTTATTTTATCCTCCTTCTGTGTGTTGCTTTGAGCGTGCTTCTGTTGTTAAACTGATGTTGATGTTTTCTGTTTATGATTCAGTGACCAGTTCTCTGATCAGTGAGAATAATGGCCGCTGCTGAAGCAAGGGCTGCTTGGCAGCGTGCTGCAAACCGTTGCATCGTTCAGGAGGATAGAAAAAGAGCACCAAAACTAGCCTGCTGTCCACCATCATCAGAACAGCAGCATGTCAAAAGCAATGGAAATTGTAGGAATTCTGAAGACCGCCCTGTGCCCAATTTCATGCCATTGAGCTGGAATCCCATGAACTCCAGTCTGCCACCTGATATTAGATGGTGGCTTCAGTTACAACCAAATTTAGGAGGGCAGAAGAATCTTGCAGGTGAGCACCTATATTTTCTGGGAAGAGAGATCAGTGATAAGGAAGTGGAGGATTCAGCACAAAAGAATATACACGACGAACCATTATTTTGTGAAATGTTCGACACCAATCCTGAGAAGATTGAGGATGTTTTTGAGCCTTCGTGGATGGTTTCCACAGCTTCCATGAAGTATTCTTCTGAAACAGGCTTACAAGACTTGAAAAATATAGGTGGCTATTCCCAAGTTCCTTCGAAGTGCAAAGAAAATGCCAGTGACTGTTTGTTCAATGATAAAGAATTCCTGGATTTCAAAAATTTTAACCCACCACCGTCGAAGAACCCACAGAAGGACGATTTTGATATGAATGCGCCTTGGAAAGGAGGTGAAAGGAGTCAACCATGGTGGCAGATCACTGATGAGAATGAGCTGGCTTTACTGGTTGCAGAAAGAGCAATGCAGCATATTGAGAATTGCGATTTACCAAGACCTACCCAGATAGTTCGTGTTCAGGGTACTGAATCACGCAGTCATGAAAATATGGGTAGGTACAGGGGGTCATCAGGTCCAGCAGGTACAATGTCATATCCTGATACTGGACAATGTGAACATATTGAATGCAGTTACAGCACAGCAAGCACAGATGAGGTGGATTTAACCAGTGATGGAGTTTGGCAACAGCAGGAAAGAAATGTTGCACGCAGGTGTGTATTTCTTCTGCCTTACTCTGTCACCAATTTACCCTGATGCCATAATTGTAATTTCCGTAAGCATACCTAAATTTTGATGCACATCTATTTTAATTTCCTAGTTGATATCTGAAGTTCAGGTGGTGCATTACTTCTGTATTACAAATAGAATTGCTAAATATTACTGTAGTCTGAATTATTTGGTGCTAAGTAGGAGTTTCCCTTTGTGTTCGCTAAAATGCTGTTTGGTGCTAGTGAGATCTTTTGTCTGTTCCTGTTCAGTTCTCTTTTTGAAAGGAAAACTTATTATACTGGTTAAGTTTCAGTTTTGGTTCATTTCAGAGATACATTGTTGCTCACTGCCTACAGGATAATGGTGCCATTGCCCTTGTTTGCAAAAGAGTTCATGGACTTCTTCAAAAAAGTTGCTTGTTATATTTGTTTCATTTAATCAATacctagagttttttttttaaaaaaaattcctattgTTGATTGGGAACTACACAATTTCACAATCTACATTCATCTATTTTAAGTTATGTTCCATAATCCGCACTCGGAAACTTCAAATGTGCTCCATTATTTTTCAGTTTCTTGTGTTTTTCTGGTTATCATTTCATCCAATTTTCCTGCAGTGATGCACAAGATTTTTCTAGGGGCATCAATACAGAACCACGAGGCAAGCGAACATACCAGAATCCTGCAGAGCAAGCTCAACTTTTGGAGGCACTTTGTCACTCGCAAACACGGGCGAGGGAAGCTGAGATGGCTGGGAAGAAAGCACAAAGTGAAAAAGACGATGTCATCAAGCTATTTTTCAGACAGGCCTCGCATCTCTTTGCGTGCAAACAATGGCTGAAAATGTTACAGTTGGAGAACATCTGCCTCCAGCTTAAACACAGAGAGCATCAGATAGCAACCATGATACCTGATATTCCATGGATTACACTAAAGAAAAGGACTACACCAGATCATGAGAAAGAAGATTGGACAAGGAAGAAAGGCAGAAGGCATAAAAATGCAGGGAGTTTCTGTGACGCGCTCTTATTTGCCGTTGGTTTAGGTCTTGCAGGTGCAGGGCTGCTTCTTGGCTGGACATTTGGGTGGCTTCTGGCCAAGTTCTGAAGTTGCCCATAGTTTTCAACTGagactagcttagctagctaggcaTGTATTTTGCTGTGCGCCTGTATGTGATGATTCATAGATGAAATCTCCAGGTATACTCTCCATATTGGAGTGAGATGGCGAAATTTTAGACCCAAGAATATGTTCGTTTGGAAGCTCTGCTAGTTAGAAGACACGAATGTATAGGGAGCATTtgttgcaaatttgcaatttgTAAATATGGGAGGAGGACGTCTGTGAATGCTTGTACATACTGATCAGTAGAGAAAAAATGTCATCGGACTTCTTcaacagtactccctccgtcccaaaaagaatTAAGAGGGGATAAGAATTAAGAGGGGATGTGATCTCTCCTAGGTTGATCTCCAGGTTGATGTATGtgtttttgggacggagggagtatctccaCCTGTACCTATTATTTGGAAAATTAGCAGCGTTACTGCAGATTGTGTTTTTCAAAACAGGGAACTACCAAGCGGCAGTTCTGTCTGTTTTTCAGTGAATTGCAGGTTATGTGTTTTTCAGTGCAAGCAATTGTTGGTTATTTGCCTGAAATGAAATTCTGTCACATTCTAGTTGTTTCTGCTTGGTTCTTTTACAATGTTCAAATATGTACAGACTatcttatttctttcttttaataTGTTcacatttaatttttgtttgccTGCCTGTTTTCTTCAAACAAGGATGGTAGAGTGCTAGTGGTAATTAATATGTTACTTCACCTCTTCTACGACTACAGTATACACTGGCCTTCTATGAATCGCCTCTTGATGCTCCTTAAAGTTTCATAATAGGGATTTTGTATCATCTGttcggggttttttttttatttttagcattCTTGTCAATTCTGTAACATTTGTTCAGCATTTCTTATGTTTCCAAAATACTAGATAGGTCTCGCCAAGCTTAGAATCGAATTGAATGCAACAAAGTTTCGCATTTGTTCTGTTTGGTTCCCTGAGCATCTATTTTTCCTAAGACCAAGGAGTGAGGTATTGGTGTTGAAGTTATCGTACACTGCTCCTTAGttgtcattttatttcttacAAAAGGTTAGTGGATAACAAATATCCGAGGGACTACAAAGAATTGAAAAGATTTTATCATAGCCTCAAAATTATTTGTTCACATTCATGTTAAAGAGAAATTGggttcaaaatttgataagcATCGATCCCACACAATTGCCGTCTTTTTTTAGAGATACTTCTGAAAACcccctttttaattttttttattgttcacCAAATTTTCGTTTAGGCAAAACTCATACATGGCTGAGGTAAAATTGCACGAACATAACAAATGAGCATTTGACAGTATACTCACCGTGCACCTTGAAAGATGATGTGTTACTTCTTTGCATGTCCGCAATTTATTGATTTGTTTCCCGAGCCCTGACTTACCTCTAGTGTGAATTGAACGTGAGGACTCATCCGTCAATTCGAAAACTTTCCTACAGGGTTAGTCCACAGAAGATATGTGTaacatcccgccttcccccaggccaggcccgcttacatctggcagcttttatataggtcatagactgccctcacagaccaacacatgtcttttctgcacactaaGATGATGTGTTACTCCTTTGCATGTCTGTAATTTATTGTGTTAATTCGAAAACTTTCCTACAGGGTTAGTCCACAGAAGATATGTGTAAcaatcccgccttcccccaggctaGGCCCGCTTACATATGGCAGCttttataggtcatagactaccctcacagaccaacacatgtcttttctgcacactttgtagAAGATATGTGTAACATCCTGCCTTCCCCTAGGCCAGGCCCGCttttataggtcatagactgtcctcacagaccaacacatgtcttttctgcacactttgtcctcactcgtgtgcacccgggaagaatttcccggtcggtcactcatcccaaattgctccaggccaagcacacttaaccctggagttctttggaaatcggcttccggaaaagaagtcttaaccctggagttctttggaaatcggcttccggaaaagaagttgcaacttgttgatatgagtattctattaattctattaaGCCCTGGGCCGGAATGTCACAATATGCATCCTATGTCCATGAAAGTACTAGCTCTAATGGTTCATTAATCGAATTCAACATCATGTCTAATTTAATTAACGCAGACCATTTTGacctaagcaccatgcttaaATCAAAAACCCTATGGATGTCTTACGAACACACCCAAACTAGAGCatacaaaaataaacaaatgaaGCATAACATATACGATCAAGCCATATTCACATGGTGGTACTATTGAGTAAAGGTTTGGTGAACCTTGTTTTATCTTTTACAT encodes:
- the LOC4345510 gene encoding uncharacterized protein, with translation MAAAEARAAWQRAANRCIVQEDRKRAPKLACCPPSSEQQHVKSNGNCRNSEDRPVPNFMPLSWNPMNSSLPPDIRWWLQLQPNLGGQKNLAGEHLYFLGREISDKEVEDSAQKNIHDEPLFCEMFDTNPEKIEDVFEPSWMVSTASMKYSSETGLQDLKNIGGYSQVPSKCKENASDCLFNDKEFLDFKNFNPPPSKNPQKDDFDMNAPWKGGERSQPWWQITDENELALLVAERAMQHIENCDLPRPTQIVRVQGTESRSHENMGRYRGSSGPAGTMSYPDTGQCEHIECSYSTASTDEVDLTSDGVWQQQERNVARSDAQDFSRGINTEPRGKRTYQNPAEQAQLLEALCHSQTRAREAEMAGKKAQSEKDDVIKLFFRQASHLFACKQWLKMLQLENICLQLKHREHQIATMIPDIPWITLKKRTTPDHEKEDWTRKKGRRHKNAGSFCDALLFAVGLGLAGAGLLLGWTFGWLLAKF